CTAATTGCATTAAATAGCTCTATGCAGTTTCTAATATTAATTGAACTACTAAATTATACAGACAATTGATTACTCTACTATTGAAGCAATCATGCTAGCTTAATGTTACAATTCGAAAGAAAGAGGGAAGTTGGACCATTTTTTACATGTCAGGGACTGTTCAATTGTACTGAGCTTAATGCTAAAGTGGAGGCtttgtttttggttattttgAGGCGAAGTCGTATGGATGTGTTTTCTACAATTCAACAGGAAAATTGGTTACTGGCTGTTGTACTAAATCAAAGGAACACAAAGGATGTGTGCACTTTCATATACTCTTTTCCTCCAAATCTCAGGAGAATCTTTGGGTctggttgaaaaaaaaaagtacaaTGAATTTGTTACAAGGATACTATACAATTAGACGAATCtatcagaaagaagaaaaatgatAACAATGGAATGATGCATTGCTCTCGTACTTGAATGGATTTTTAGTATACGTCATGTATGCACGCCCTTCAAGAGATTTCATCGTCACTCCGGGCGACTGTTGAATGGTATGCCAGTATGGGCCGTCCTTGCAGCAGCTACAAAGCAGCGAAAAGCTGCAGTAGACAAGCAACACTCCTGATGCAGCATAACCCTTCATGTGCTGCTCAAGCAGTTCGGGTAGCCAAACTGGGAGGGGATCTTCTTGCGTACCAAGGCTTTCCGGTAGTCTCCGGGAAGAATTTTGTTGTAGCTCAAGCTTTTCTAATGCACTCAAACTATCCACTTGTTTCAGCAGCGGGCAAGATCCAACGATCAGTGATTTCAACATGGGAAGGTTGGACACTTTTTCTAGTTTCTTGTTGTCCCTGAGGAAAAGCTCAGTCGTTAAGGATGGGAGGTTCTTCACTTCCCCTAGCTCGTGTGCACCATAGATCCTCAATTCTTCTAGGTTGGTTGCGTGATGCAGACCGTCAGGAAGAGCTTTCAGCTTTGGGCAGTCTACGACACACAGTCGTTTCAGAGAAGGCAATAGTTGCAGCTCTTGTGCTTTTGCAGTCTCAGTCTCACCGAACGACCATTGTTCCCAGTTGGGCATTATCATGAATTCCAGATATTCAAGTTTGGGGAATGCTACTAGTGTCGTCAACGGTGATTGACCGTAGAGAAGTTCCGGTCCAACGGTAAGTATTGCGTCAGCTCTTGCTATGGAAAGAACCTTCAACTGGGGTAACTGGCCTAGTACAGGAAGCTGTGTACACAATAAGAAACAATGAAGGCCGAGAATTTGCAGATTGGGGAAAGACATCGGCATGCATCTGTCCATGCATTTTGGCAATTCCTGACCAAGAAAATGGCAGATTGAAAGGCCCTCTAGGCTTGATGGCAGAGACAGCTCACTAAAGAGCCTCACATTCCTCTGGTTCTCTTCCTCTGTAAAACATTCTAAGCTTGAAGGAGGAAAAAGCTCACTTAAACTCTCTGCAAAATCCTCTGCTATCTGGTTCCCACATAGTGTGAGATCAGCCTTCACACAAGGAGGCAGCCAACTTAGCTGCAAATATTTAAGAAGGGTTTTGTTAGCAAGTGCCAAAGATCCTCTGCGAGCCCTCTTTAATGCCGCCACATACAAAAACCTCAGGTCGTTAAGTGACTGCAGATCATCTAATGCACAGTCTTCGACTTGGCCTTGTGTATCTCGTTCATGGCCTATCAGAAAGCCATTAAGATGGTTGATTTTTGTCAAGTTCCCAATTCCTTTGGGTAAATGATTTAGAGGAGTTCCTCCCACACGAAGACATCTTAGATTCTGCAACTTTGTGATGGCGTCAGGAAGGTAGAGCAAAAATCTACAGCAATGAAGATTTAAAATTTCCAAGTTTCTGAGGCATCCAATTGACTCTGGCAATGACAGAACATTTGTCCGATCCAGATCCAAGTACCTCAACTGTATCAGATTTCCCAAGGAATCTGGAATTCTATCAATCTCAGTGTTAGAAAAACATAGAACCCTTAGTTGGCCCAGCTTTTCAAATAGGTCAGCCCGAATCCTCTTCGTCTTCAAACTGTTCCAGACAAGTAAAGTGCGCAAACAATTCTGAGTGACTACCTCTTCAGGAACTGCAACCTCCTCACCCATGTCTGATACTGACAGGTGACGAATTTTTGTCAAAGAATTTGGTCGTTCTAGTCTTTCCCCGTTGCTAATAGAAACACTTTCCTCCTCTACCAAGTAAACTGCTAAGGACCTTAAAAGTCCATGCATACTGCATCAGCTGTTATCCAAATAGAAGGGATGCAGTTGTAGAAGGTTTCTTCCAAGCAATTCTTCATAGTAGCCCTCGGCTAAATCTTCCAACAGTCTATATCCCTGTGGTTTCACAAATCCTTCGGCAACCCAAATACCTAGTAAGAGTCCTATAATGCATTAAGCGGTTTTCAGGATACAACGAGCAAAAGAGAAAGCATTGTTTGAGGTGTGATGGTAAATCCTCGTAACTTAAGTATAGAGCTCTTGGCAGTTCTTCTTGAAGCTGATTCGTTGACCATATTTCACTTTCAAGAACTTTGTTCCATTCTTTCTCGCATCTTTCCTTGGACCTCAAAACACCAGCAACTGTCTTAATGGCAAGAGGAAGACCGTCACATTTATTGACAATTTCTCCCCCAATTGCTTTTAGTTTGCACACCTCCTCATCTTCTCCGTCTCTAGAGACCAGTGTAGAAAGCAACATCCAACTAGTGACCTTATCCATCTTCTCAACGCAATGAATACTGGCTCCCATTTGTCTCGCCACCCTTTCATCCCTTGTCGTGATCAAGATTCCACCAGAAGAACATTTAAAAGGAGCTCTCAGTAGGTCCTCCCACACGTTTGCATTCCACAGATCATCTAACACAATGAAGAACTTCTTTGGTAAGAGATGAGAAAGTTTGAGTTCCAATTCAGCCTTGCTTCTAGCCTCTCCATGATCTCCCCCAAAACTTCTAATTAGTTCTTTCAGCAACTCGTTGCCCAAAAATCTTTTGGAAACACAAAGCCAAGTTTTCCTAGGAAAGAAGTCATGGATCCTGCTGTCGTTGTAGACATTACGAGCAAGCGTGGACTTGCCTATGTTAGTAATTAATCTTAAAAGTCAATCATGAAATGATTAGGTCTTTTGAATTACTCATTgaattagactcaaatgaactcatTTATTAGATTTGGTTcgatccgaattagacacattggattaatgagttagacttattagattattggattaatgattaatccaatataataatctaaTCCATTAAGAGGAAtcaaagagacaaaaacccttggtatacattggatgaatataaataggtttctggatttattttttgattagatgagtgatcccgtccggaagctgagtcggatggaggcaGACCTTGGTGTACTGGAAGTTGACGAAAAGTCGCTGCAGCGTCGGACCTGTATGGCACCCCCTTGAAAGGTTCGCACGGGCGACTGACGAAGGaagatgaccaggacgatgaTGCGGCTGCTCTgccacactcagacgagcccacgagtcgttagagaccagaaatcagggaaaaagtccccgggtcaggccctccgacgctcaagtcagatactttttccccagaaaatacagagaaaggacgaaaagtaaaaacTGGTGAGAAatgatgagtgagcgtacctgcataaggaaCAAAACATcactttttatactgcaacggatgtttctgggacctgacgagtgtcagggaatgtcgactgccaggctttgtctggcggtgaatgacatgtGGCACCTTCTTATAGGCTGTCGCTGGAATCAAAGGGGgaatgagccccgactgttagcatatttcCTGACACACTGATTATTCTCTAACATGAGCAGTTACGATTCTCtggcttgtttgtcctgtagCGTCTGGATTCCAGGTCTGCATCCCGACATGCTTCGACCCACTGCTATCCATGGTTTGTGCGTTCCGACCTGCTCGACCGGTTCGTATCTCGAACTGCTtatgtctgctgttatccaaggcatgtacattCCGACCTGCACGACCAGTCTGTTACCCGACCTGCACctatccgctgttatccatggcccatgcgtcccgacctgtacgccagatctgtttcccgacctgtatttgtctactgttatccatagttggtacgtcccgacctgtacgctaggtttatgtcactacaaaaaataaggtATTTTGGGATaaaattggggacgaattttaaaaaaacattcgttgcaaaaattttagggacaaaatttgggacgaaaattttttcgtcccaaaatggttgatgccaacttttggaacgaattatggattgttgcaaatttgggaacgaatttggggacgaataaaattttcgtccccaaattcgttgcaaaaaagtatacaaatttgcaacgaaaattatttttgttacaaacttaggaacgaatttggggaGGAATTCACATAAATTTTTCGCCAAATTTGtctctatttttgcaacaaatttggggacgaattcagtgacaaattatattttgttgccaagtttgtccccAATATtacaacgaatttggggacaaattcggtgacaatTTTTTTTGTTGTCCTGACTTTCTGtttactattatccatggcttgtacgtcccgacctgtatgctagaaatgtgtcccgacctgcttctgtttactgttatccatggcttgtacgtcccgacctgtacgctaggtctatGTCCTGAccttctgtttactgttatccatggcttgtgcgtcccgacctgtacgctagatCTGTGTCCTGACCTTCtatttactgttatccatggctggtACGTCCTGCTTGActttctgtttactgttatccatggctgatacgtcctgacctgtacgctaggtctgtgtcccgatctgcttctgtttactgttatccttggctcgtacgtcccgacctgtatgctagGTCTGTGTCCTGACCTGCTTCTATTTActattatccttggcttgtacgtcccaacctgtacgctaggtctgtgtcccgacTTGCTTTTGTTTACTGTTATCCTTGGCTCGTACGTCTTGACCTGTACActaggtctgtgtcccgacctgcttatgtatactgttatccttggcttgtacgtcccgacctgtatgctaggtctgtgtcccgaccttcTAGGTTTCACCCAAGGCCTTTTCTTCTGTCTCTATCTGGCCTGTGGGCCCCCTTCTCAGCTATGCCTAGTCTGTAGGTCCAGCTTTCAACTGTAC
This window of the Zingiber officinale cultivar Zhangliang chromosome 3B, Zo_v1.1, whole genome shotgun sequence genome carries:
- the LOC122054765 gene encoding putative disease resistance protein At3g14460, whose product is MHGLLRSLAVYLVEEESVSISNGERLERPNSLTKIRHLSVSDMGEEVAVPEEVVTQNCLRTLLVWNSLKTKRIRADLFEKLGQLRVLCFSNTEIDRIPDSLGNLIQLRYLDLDRTNVLSLPESIGCLRNLEILNLHCCRFLLYLPDAITKLQNLRCLRVGGTPLNHLPKGIGNLTKINHLNGFLIGHERDTQGQVEDCALDDLQSLNDLRFLYVAALKRARRGSLALANKTLLKYLQLSWLPPCVKADLTLCGNQIAEDFAESLSELFPPSSLECFTEEENQRNVRLFSELSLPSSLEGLSICHFLGQELPKCMDRCMPMSFPNLQILGLHCFLLCTQLPVLGQLPQLKVLSIARADAILTVGPELLYGQSPLTTLVAFPKLEYLEFMIMPNWEQWSFGETETAKAQELQLLPSLKRLCVVDCPKLKALPDGLHHATNLEELRIYGAHELGEVKNLPSLTTELFLRDNKKLEKVSNLPMLKSLIVGSCPLLKQVDSLSALEKLELQQNSSRRLPESLGTQEDPLPVWLPELLEQHMKGYAASGVLLVYCSFSLLCSCCKDGPYWHTIQQSPGVTMKSLEGRAYMTYTKNPFKYESNASFHCYHFSSF
- the LOC122054766 gene encoding putative late blight resistance protein homolog R1A-3, which codes for MDNSKQKVKQDVPAMDNSKSTLARNVYNDSRIHDFFPRKTWLCVSKRFLGNELLKELIRSFGGDHGEARSKAELELKLSHLLPKKFFIVLDDLWNANVWEDLLRAPFKCSSGGILITTRDERVARQMGASIHCVEKMDKVTSWMLLSTLVSRDGEDEEVCKLKAIGGEIVNKCDGLPLAIKTVAGVLRSKERCEKEWNKVLERLLLGIWVAEGFVKPQGYRLLEDLAEGYYEELLGRNLLQLHPFYLDNS